The Streptomyces sp. NBC_01197 genome window below encodes:
- a CDS encoding M48 family metallopeptidase, whose protein sequence is MTALADLSTSSGPDDLITVDGLALRVRTSTRRKRFALTVEPDATLTLHAPSGCSASDAEQFVRAHRAWLLTKQQERERTRPLSPAKQLADGEVFRYLGRTYRLAVSGEEESAGGRVRLIAGRLVMGRETAADPRMGRAALVDWYCRAGRSWTVQRLQPWAARMGVAEPELDVRDLGDRWGSYRPPQGEPGGKGLMSLGWPLFQLPMHLIDYVIAHELAHVKVSGHRDDFWRLVKLGLPEYEDRRADLDEMGRRMWMGEIR, encoded by the coding sequence GTGACCGCGCTCGCCGACCTCTCGACCTCCTCCGGCCCCGATGACCTGATCACTGTGGACGGGTTGGCGCTGCGGGTCCGTACGAGCACGCGCCGGAAGCGCTTCGCGCTGACCGTCGAGCCCGATGCGACCCTCACCCTGCACGCCCCTTCCGGGTGTTCTGCCTCCGACGCGGAGCAGTTCGTACGAGCCCATCGGGCCTGGCTGCTCACCAAACAGCAGGAGCGGGAGCGCACGCGCCCGCTCAGTCCCGCCAAGCAGCTCGCCGACGGGGAGGTCTTCCGCTACCTGGGGCGGACGTACCGTCTGGCTGTTTCCGGAGAGGAGGAGTCGGCAGGCGGGCGAGTCCGGCTGATCGCCGGGCGCCTCGTGATGGGCAGGGAGACGGCAGCGGACCCTCGGATGGGGCGGGCCGCGCTCGTCGACTGGTACTGCCGGGCGGGAAGGTCCTGGACGGTGCAGCGGCTCCAGCCCTGGGCCGCGAGGATGGGCGTGGCCGAACCAGAGCTCGACGTGCGAGACCTGGGCGACCGGTGGGGTTCGTACCGGCCGCCACAGGGAGAGCCGGGCGGCAAGGGTCTGATGAGTCTGGGATGGCCGCTCTTCCAACTGCCCATGCACCTGATCGACTACGTCATCGCGCACGAGCTGGCCCATGTGAAGGTGTCCGGTCACCGCGACGACTTCTGGCGGCTCGTGAAACTTGGGCTACCCGAGTACGAGGATCGTCGGGCGGATCTCGACGAAATGGGGCGGCGTATGTGGATGGGCGAGATCCGTTGA
- a CDS encoding S28 family serine protease, producing MRKALRWLLALVVLIGTLSAAGASAGAATAAGPDSTDIKARILAIPGMSLIDEKPYPGYRFFVLQYAQPIDHRHPSDGTFNQRFTLLHKDTSRPTVFYTGGYNVSTTPSRTEPTRIVDGNQVSLEYRYFTPSRPQPADWSKLDIWQAASDQHRLFTALKKIYTRNWLTTGGSKGGMTATYYERYYPKDMDGVVAYVAPDDVVNNEDSAYDRFLSTVGTKECRDRLEGVQREALIRRGPLEKKYAQYAKDNGYTFSTVGSLDKAYEAVVLDYIWGFWQYSLLSDCDTVPADAPHATDQAIWDSVDTISGFSFYTDQGLEAYTPYYYQAGTQLGSPDIQQSWLGKLSRYGYQPPRHFVPSSIPMRFQPGVMADVDNWVKHHADHMLYVYGQNDPWGAERFSVGKHPHDSYVFTAPGMNHGANVDGLAPAEKAQATARILAWAGVAPAAVQADPQRARPLAPYDATLDRKSLKRERAMRP from the coding sequence ATGCGCAAGGCGCTCAGATGGCTGCTCGCGTTAGTGGTGCTCATAGGCACCTTGAGTGCGGCGGGGGCATCAGCCGGTGCGGCCACCGCCGCGGGACCGGACAGTACGGACATCAAGGCCCGGATCCTCGCGATTCCCGGCATGAGCCTCATCGATGAGAAGCCCTACCCGGGCTACCGCTTCTTCGTCCTCCAGTACGCCCAGCCCATCGACCACCGCCACCCGTCGGACGGCACCTTCAACCAGCGCTTCACCCTGCTGCACAAGGACACCAGCCGGCCGACGGTGTTCTACACCGGCGGGTACAACGTCTCCACCACGCCCAGCCGCACCGAGCCGACCCGCATCGTCGACGGCAACCAGGTGTCACTGGAGTACCGCTACTTCACGCCGTCCAGGCCGCAGCCCGCCGACTGGTCCAAGCTGGACATCTGGCAGGCCGCCAGTGACCAGCACCGGCTGTTCACGGCGCTCAAGAAGATCTACACCCGGAACTGGCTGACCACCGGCGGTTCCAAGGGCGGCATGACCGCCACCTACTACGAGCGCTACTACCCGAAGGACATGGACGGGGTCGTCGCGTATGTGGCGCCCGACGACGTCGTCAACAACGAGGACTCGGCGTACGACCGGTTCCTGAGCACCGTCGGCACCAAGGAGTGCCGCGACCGGCTGGAGGGCGTCCAGCGCGAGGCGCTCATCAGGCGCGGTCCGCTGGAGAAGAAGTACGCCCAGTACGCCAAGGACAACGGTTACACCTTCAGCACCGTCGGGTCGCTCGACAAGGCGTACGAGGCCGTGGTGCTCGACTACATCTGGGGCTTCTGGCAGTACAGCCTGCTCTCCGACTGCGACACCGTCCCCGCCGACGCCCCGCACGCCACCGACCAGGCGATCTGGGACTCCGTCGACACGATCTCCGGGTTCTCCTTCTACACCGACCAGGGGCTTGAGGCGTACACGCCGTACTACTACCAGGCGGGCACCCAGCTCGGGTCGCCGGACATCCAGCAGTCCTGGCTCGGCAAGCTGAGCCGCTACGGCTACCAGCCGCCGCGGCACTTCGTGCCCAGCTCCATCCCGATGCGCTTCCAGCCGGGTGTGATGGCCGACGTGGACAACTGGGTGAAGCACCACGCCGACCACATGCTGTACGTGTACGGGCAGAACGACCCCTGGGGCGCCGAGCGCTTCAGCGTCGGCAAGCATCCGCACGACAGCTACGTCTTCACCGCGCCCGGGATGAACCACGGTGCGAACGTCGACGGCCTCGCTCCCGCCGAGAAGGCGCAGGCCACCGCGCGCATTCTGGCCTGGGCCGGGGTCGCACCGGCAGCGGTGCAGGCCGACCCCCAGCGGGCCAGGCCACTCGCCCCGTACGACGCGACGCTCGACCGCAAGAGCCTGAAGCGGGAACGGGCTATGCGGCCGTGA
- a CDS encoding ABC transporter ATP-binding protein, which yields MQRHGWARRIVGYAWRYRRNVLLALGSSLAGMAVMALVPLVTKVIIDDVIGNGTRSLAVWTGLLIGAAVVVYVLTYIRRYYGGRLALDVQHDLRTEMYGTIMKLDGRRQDELSTGQVIGRATSDLQLIQGLLFMLPMTLGNVLLFLISLVIMAWLSPLLTLIAVAVAPALWIIAKRSRTRLFPATWYAQGQAAAVAGVVDGAVTGVRVVKGFGQEDQETGKIRTVSRRLFAGRLRTIKLNSRYTPALQAVPALGQVAMLALGGWLATRGEITLGTFVAFSSYLAQLVGPVRMLAMVLTVGQQARAGVERVLELIDTEPSIEDGTKTLPADAEATVEFDNVSFGYTDDRPVLDGFSLTIAPGETVAVVGSSGSGKSTVSLLLPRFYDVSHGAVLIGGHDVRELTLESLRSAIGLVPEDSFLFSDTVRANIAYGFPDATDEQIRTAARAAQADRFIAELPAGYDTTVGEHGLTLSGGQRQRIALARAILTDPRLLLLDDATSAVDARVEHEIHEALRGVMAGRTTLLIAHRRSTLNLADRIAVIEGGRLADVGTHAELEQRSALYRQLLTDPDELGGVSPGHTGPAADEPEDTSVRAELDAEFDVERGITPPLWVRSEAPGTAAETDGAPAPGGMPATPELLAQVAALPPATDTPDVDEAHAVAAETSYGLRRLLRGFGPVLLISLFLVAVDAGMGLLLPVLIRHGIDQGVTRLATGAVWTAAGLGLVTVAVQWLAQTGETRMTGRTGERVLYTLRLKIFAQLQRLGLDYYERELTGRIMTRMTTDVDALSTFLQTGLVTAFVSVVTFFGILVVLFVIDVQLALVVFATLPFLAVATYFFRKKSVQAYELARERVSVVNADLQESVSGLRIVQAFRRESTGVGRFARRSDHYRQARVRGQWLISVYFPFVQLLSSVAAAAVLIVGSHRIEAGTLTTGALVAYLLYIDLFFAPVQQLSQVFDGYQQATVSLKRIQELLTEPTSTEASSVPLEVPALRGDLAFEGVSFAYGQAEGADGAAEPGAALSGIDLRIPAGQTVAFVGETGAGKSTLVKLVARFYDPTAGRVTADGIDLRDMDMTAYRHRLGVVPQEAYLFAGTVRDAIAYGRTDATDAEVEAAARAVGAHDMIATLEGGYLHEVAERGRNLSAGQRQLIALARAELVDPDILLLDEATAALDLASEAQVNQATDRIAGRRTTLVVAHRLTTAARADRVVVMDHGRVVEDGTHEELLAQDGSYARLWRTFVGEPAEVVA from the coding sequence GTGCAGCGGCACGGCTGGGCTCGGCGGATCGTCGGGTATGCCTGGCGGTACCGGCGCAATGTGCTGCTGGCCCTCGGGTCCTCGCTCGCCGGGATGGCCGTCATGGCGCTCGTCCCGCTGGTCACCAAGGTGATCATCGATGACGTCATCGGCAACGGCACCCGGTCCCTCGCCGTCTGGACAGGGCTGCTGATCGGCGCTGCCGTCGTCGTCTACGTCCTCACCTACATCAGGCGCTACTACGGCGGACGCCTCGCGCTCGACGTGCAGCACGACCTCCGTACCGAGATGTACGGAACGATCATGAAGCTGGACGGGCGGCGGCAGGACGAGCTGTCCACCGGGCAGGTCATCGGCCGCGCCACCAGCGACCTACAGCTCATCCAGGGGTTGCTCTTCATGCTGCCGATGACCCTCGGCAACGTGCTGCTGTTCCTGATCTCGCTCGTCATCATGGCCTGGCTCTCCCCGCTGCTCACCCTGATCGCCGTGGCGGTGGCGCCCGCCCTGTGGATCATCGCCAAGCGCAGCAGGACCCGGCTCTTCCCCGCCACCTGGTACGCCCAGGGGCAGGCGGCCGCCGTCGCGGGCGTCGTCGACGGAGCCGTCACCGGAGTCCGCGTGGTGAAGGGGTTCGGCCAGGAGGACCAGGAGACCGGCAAGATCCGCACGGTCAGCCGCAGGCTCTTCGCCGGGCGGCTGCGCACCATCAAGCTGAACTCCCGCTACACCCCGGCGCTCCAGGCCGTCCCCGCCCTCGGGCAGGTCGCGATGCTGGCGCTCGGCGGCTGGCTGGCCACCCGCGGCGAGATCACCCTCGGCACATTCGTCGCCTTCTCCTCCTACCTGGCGCAGCTCGTCGGCCCGGTCCGGATGCTCGCCATGGTGCTCACCGTCGGCCAGCAGGCCCGCGCGGGTGTCGAGCGCGTCCTGGAGCTGATCGACACCGAGCCGTCCATCGAGGACGGCACGAAGACGCTCCCGGCGGACGCCGAGGCCACCGTCGAGTTCGACAACGTCTCGTTCGGGTACACCGACGACCGGCCCGTGCTCGACGGCTTCTCGCTGACCATCGCGCCGGGCGAGACCGTCGCCGTCGTCGGCTCGTCCGGCAGCGGCAAGTCCACCGTCTCGCTGCTCCTGCCGCGCTTCTACGACGTCTCGCACGGCGCGGTCCTCATCGGCGGCCACGACGTACGCGAGCTGACCCTGGAATCGCTGCGGTCCGCCATCGGGCTGGTGCCCGAGGACAGCTTCCTGTTCTCCGACACCGTCCGCGCCAACATCGCCTACGGCTTCCCCGACGCCACCGACGAGCAGATCCGCACCGCGGCGCGCGCCGCCCAGGCCGACCGCTTCATCGCCGAGCTGCCCGCCGGATACGACACCACCGTCGGCGAGCACGGCCTCACCCTCTCCGGCGGCCAGCGCCAGCGCATCGCGCTCGCCCGCGCCATCCTCACCGACCCCAGGCTGCTCCTCCTCGACGACGCCACGTCCGCCGTGGACGCCCGCGTCGAGCACGAGATCCACGAGGCGCTGCGCGGGGTCATGGCGGGCCGGACGACCCTGCTCATCGCGCACCGCCGCTCCACCCTCAACCTCGCCGACCGGATCGCGGTCATCGAAGGGGGCCGGCTCGCCGACGTCGGTACGCACGCGGAGCTGGAGCAGCGCTCGGCGCTCTACCGGCAGCTGCTGACCGACCCGGACGAGCTGGGCGGCGTCTCGCCCGGCCACACCGGGCCCGCGGCGGACGAGCCCGAGGACACCTCCGTACGCGCTGAGCTGGACGCCGAGTTCGACGTCGAGCGGGGCATCACCCCGCCGCTCTGGGTCCGCAGCGAGGCCCCCGGCACCGCCGCCGAAACCGACGGCGCGCCCGCGCCCGGCGGGATGCCCGCGACGCCCGAACTCCTCGCCCAGGTCGCCGCGTTGCCCCCAGCCACGGACACCCCGGACGTGGACGAGGCGCACGCCGTCGCCGCCGAGACCTCGTACGGGCTGCGCCGGCTGCTGCGCGGCTTCGGGCCGGTCCTGCTCATCAGCCTGTTCCTGGTCGCAGTCGACGCGGGCATGGGGCTGCTGCTGCCCGTACTGATCCGGCACGGCATCGACCAGGGAGTGACCCGGCTCGCCACCGGCGCGGTGTGGACGGCGGCCGGGCTCGGTCTGGTCACCGTGGCCGTCCAGTGGCTGGCGCAGACCGGCGAGACCCGGATGACCGGGCGTACCGGCGAGCGCGTCCTCTACACCCTGCGCCTCAAGATCTTCGCGCAGCTCCAGCGGCTCGGCCTCGACTACTACGAGCGCGAGCTGACCGGCCGGATCATGACCCGGATGACCACGGACGTGGACGCGCTCTCCACCTTCCTGCAGACCGGCCTGGTCACCGCGTTCGTCTCGGTCGTCACCTTCTTCGGCATCCTCGTGGTGCTGTTCGTGATCGATGTGCAGCTGGCCCTTGTCGTCTTCGCGACGCTGCCGTTCCTGGCCGTCGCCACGTACTTCTTCCGCAAGAAGAGCGTGCAGGCGTACGAGCTGGCGCGCGAGCGGGTCTCCGTCGTCAACGCCGACCTCCAGGAGTCCGTCTCCGGGCTGCGGATCGTGCAGGCGTTCCGCCGCGAGTCCACCGGTGTGGGCCGCTTCGCCCGCCGCAGTGACCACTACCGGCAGGCGCGGGTGCGCGGCCAGTGGCTGATCTCCGTCTACTTCCCGTTCGTCCAGCTGCTCTCGTCGGTGGCCGCGGCCGCCGTGCTGATCGTCGGCTCCCACCGGATCGAGGCCGGCACCCTGACCACGGGCGCCCTGGTCGCGTACCTCCTGTACATCGACCTGTTCTTCGCGCCCGTGCAGCAGCTGTCCCAGGTCTTCGACGGCTACCAGCAGGCCACCGTCTCGCTCAAGCGCATCCAGGAACTGCTCACCGAACCCACGTCGACCGAGGCGAGCTCCGTGCCGCTGGAGGTCCCCGCGCTCCGCGGCGACCTCGCCTTCGAGGGCGTCTCGTTCGCGTACGGCCAGGCCGAAGGAGCCGACGGAGCCGCTGAGCCCGGCGCGGCGCTGAGCGGTATCGATCTGCGGATCCCGGCCGGGCAGACAGTCGCCTTCGTCGGGGAGACCGGCGCGGGCAAGTCCACGCTGGTCAAGCTGGTCGCACGGTTCTACGACCCGACAGCGGGCCGGGTCACAGCCGACGGTATCGATCTGCGGGACATGGACATGACCGCCTACCGGCACCGGCTCGGGGTCGTCCCGCAGGAGGCGTACCTCTTCGCGGGTACGGTCCGCGACGCCATCGCGTACGGGCGGACGGACGCGACCGACGCCGAGGTCGAGGCGGCGGCGCGAGCGGTCGGTGCGCACGACATGATCGCGACCCTGGAGGGCGGCTACCTCCACGAGGTGGCCGAGCGCGGCCGTAACCTCTCGGCCGGTCAGCGCCAGCTGATCGCGCTGGCCCGCGCCGAGCTGGTCGACCCGGACATCCTGCTGCTCGACGAGGCGACGGCCGCACTCGACCTTGCGTCCGAGGCCCAGGTCAACCAGGCCACGGACCGGATCGCCGGGCGGCGGACCACGCTGGTGGTCGCCCACCGGCTGACCACCGCGGCGCGGGCGGACCGGGTGGTGGTGATGGACCACGGCCGGGTGGTCGAGGACGGCACGCACGAGGAGCTGCTGGCCCAGGACGGCAGCTACGCACGGCTGTGGCGGACCTTCGTGGGGGAGCCCGCCGAGGTGGTCGCGTAG
- a CDS encoding type I restriction endonuclease subunit R: MVVQVERDEVERPLVAQLEAMGWTHVPGGELDTLDADMPLLVDQLGPTLHRINVRGSDGQPWMDAGDIRRSVQELASVSLGKGVVAANLAATQLLLHGWTLPTPSAAHGGASATVQYIEWHPDRLTLNTFTVVDQLRVRDRSGELSILDVVLFVNGIPLAAVECKSPDLAEPVRSAVLDLRYYAGLPVEDLDDPQPPAGVPELFRTVQLLVAATGETAHLGTVTSEPEHFHPWRSVEPENESALRRELRTAGLLADGADPKRPLSEQQKLVGVVLRPAGLLNVVRHYVIPMTVESESAGGAARTVKAVARHQQYRATEKAVRRLLTGRLRAGEGTEDERGGVIWHTQGSGKSLTMTFLVRRVHLHHRLSEFMVVVVTDRTQLQTQLSRTLKLSESDVETAKTRTQMEGLLRDGGRRVVFGMIQKYGTGFTFAGDAEGSGDDRDLVAGEESQEQEAEEVAGPVPVFSECNPSPDILVLIDEAHRSHTSVLHSALRKAIPNAAKIGFTGTPIITGRESDTRRIFGRGDSERGFLDEYRMEDAEHDGVVVRIRYEGRTGEGAVIEGETLDRQFDDLVRDRTREEKDRLLRKWPTDRDVAESIPMIEAKAADILEHWVTTVLPGGFKAQVAAVSRKAAVRYHRALRNARDELLAELATFDPESVTGTPPEKLTKKLRYLHQAYQFRALLRRIDFVPVISPGAGSKRGEWREWTDSGRQEAYTGRFQKAFPALAPDEEWVAVTPFNPPPQPAPPTDAPDLSNPWSATSDAELPPLPASVPDPVHPESPIAFLIVKSMLLTGFDAPREQVLYLDRPIRDAELLQAVARVNRTSPGKKVGYVVDYYGVFEHLSSALAGYRNVDVDDTMRPLSDEVKKLRPAADEVRGFLRSNGIDDAALDQLAKLGPAALALQSEELRLDFDGKLNEFLAVLERALPHEAALDYVADARRWGLLQKRVRRLFRDAGGGTFTLRRYGRKVQAMIADHLEGPEIDQVIPPVSLTALTFDDAVRRLPPEEAAAEMGHALRFHLEERTRHEDPAKYTQLSARLEEILRTMPGRFDDQVAAFGPLIAKAREQQEETPELAGLSPIEQKVFRLLEQTLGETEGVRLTDGGDIRQLTGAVCDVATVTMAKASYQGQSQDLSTLASVIHGALLGGGVRPVGADWAPVDSVAERLAAFAQNNQRQFRGRARGE, from the coding sequence GTGGTGGTGCAGGTCGAGCGGGACGAGGTGGAGCGGCCTCTCGTCGCACAGCTGGAAGCCATGGGGTGGACCCACGTCCCAGGCGGTGAGCTGGACACCCTCGACGCCGACATGCCCCTGCTCGTCGACCAACTCGGGCCCACCCTCCACCGGATCAACGTCCGGGGCAGTGACGGGCAGCCCTGGATGGACGCCGGTGACATCCGGCGGTCGGTTCAGGAACTCGCCTCCGTCTCCCTGGGCAAGGGCGTCGTCGCCGCCAACCTCGCCGCCACCCAACTGCTCCTCCACGGCTGGACGCTCCCTACCCCCTCCGCCGCACACGGCGGCGCCTCCGCCACCGTCCAGTACATCGAGTGGCACCCCGACCGCCTCACGCTGAACACCTTCACCGTCGTCGACCAGCTCCGCGTACGTGACCGCTCGGGCGAGCTGTCCATACTCGACGTCGTCCTCTTCGTGAACGGCATCCCCCTCGCCGCCGTCGAGTGCAAGAGCCCCGACCTCGCCGAGCCCGTCCGCAGCGCCGTGCTCGACCTGCGGTACTACGCGGGGCTCCCGGTGGAGGACCTCGACGATCCTCAACCACCCGCAGGCGTGCCGGAGTTATTCCGTACCGTCCAGCTTCTCGTCGCCGCGACCGGCGAGACCGCCCACCTGGGCACCGTCACCTCCGAGCCCGAACACTTCCACCCGTGGCGGAGTGTCGAGCCGGAGAACGAGAGTGCCCTGCGGCGCGAGCTGCGTACCGCCGGGCTACTCGCCGACGGAGCCGACCCCAAGCGGCCCCTCAGCGAGCAGCAGAAGCTCGTCGGCGTGGTGCTGCGGCCGGCGGGGCTGCTCAACGTCGTACGGCACTACGTGATCCCGATGACCGTTGAGTCCGAGTCGGCCGGCGGAGCCGCCCGCACCGTGAAAGCCGTCGCCCGGCACCAGCAGTACCGGGCCACCGAGAAGGCCGTGCGCAGGCTGCTGACGGGGCGGCTGCGCGCCGGGGAGGGCACCGAGGACGAGCGTGGTGGCGTCATCTGGCACACCCAGGGCTCCGGCAAGTCCCTCACCATGACCTTCCTGGTGCGACGGGTCCATCTGCACCACCGGCTCAGCGAGTTCATGGTGGTCGTGGTCACCGACCGCACCCAGTTGCAGACCCAGCTCTCGCGGACGCTGAAGCTCAGTGAGTCCGATGTGGAGACGGCGAAGACCCGTACGCAGATGGAGGGCCTGCTGCGGGACGGCGGGCGGCGCGTCGTCTTCGGGATGATTCAGAAGTACGGAACCGGGTTCACCTTCGCCGGAGACGCCGAAGGCAGCGGGGACGACCGGGATCTCGTGGCGGGGGAGGAGTCCCAGGAGCAGGAGGCCGAGGAAGTCGCCGGTCCGGTACCGGTCTTCTCCGAGTGCAATCCCTCGCCCGACATCCTCGTCCTCATCGACGAGGCGCACCGCTCGCACACCAGCGTTCTGCACTCAGCCCTGCGCAAGGCGATCCCGAACGCCGCGAAGATCGGGTTCACGGGCACGCCGATCATCACCGGGCGCGAGTCGGACACCCGCCGGATCTTCGGGCGCGGTGACTCCGAGCGCGGCTTCCTCGACGAGTACCGGATGGAGGACGCCGAGCACGACGGCGTCGTCGTACGTATCCGCTACGAGGGCCGGACCGGTGAGGGCGCGGTCATCGAGGGGGAGACCCTCGACAGGCAGTTCGATGACCTGGTCCGGGACCGCACCCGGGAGGAGAAGGACCGGCTCCTGCGCAAGTGGCCCACGGATCGGGACGTCGCCGAATCCATCCCGATGATCGAGGCGAAAGCCGCGGACATACTGGAGCACTGGGTCACCACGGTCCTGCCCGGCGGGTTCAAGGCACAGGTCGCGGCCGTCAGCCGAAAGGCGGCCGTGCGGTATCACCGAGCACTGCGCAATGCCCGGGACGAGCTCCTTGCCGAACTCGCGACCTTCGACCCGGAGTCGGTGACCGGGACTCCGCCGGAGAAGCTGACCAAGAAGCTGCGCTATCTCCATCAGGCGTACCAGTTCCGGGCGTTGCTGCGCCGGATCGATTTCGTACCGGTCATCTCACCGGGGGCCGGGAGCAAGCGTGGCGAGTGGCGGGAGTGGACGGACTCCGGGCGGCAGGAGGCGTACACCGGGCGCTTCCAGAAGGCCTTCCCCGCTCTGGCGCCCGACGAGGAATGGGTGGCGGTGACGCCCTTCAACCCGCCGCCCCAGCCCGCACCGCCGACCGATGCACCGGATCTTTCGAATCCGTGGTCCGCCACGTCCGACGCCGAGCTGCCGCCGCTTCCCGCCTCGGTGCCCGACCCGGTGCATCCAGAGAGCCCCATCGCCTTCCTGATCGTGAAGTCCATGCTGCTTACGGGATTCGATGCTCCACGTGAGCAGGTTCTCTACCTGGACCGGCCGATCCGGGACGCCGAGCTGCTCCAGGCTGTCGCCCGGGTCAACCGGACTTCACCGGGCAAGAAGGTCGGTTACGTCGTTGACTACTACGGCGTCTTCGAGCACCTCTCCAGCGCCCTCGCCGGGTACCGGAACGTCGATGTCGACGACACGATGCGCCCGCTGTCGGACGAGGTGAAGAAGCTCCGACCCGCCGCTGATGAAGTCCGCGGCTTCCTGCGCAGCAACGGCATCGATGACGCGGCACTCGACCAGCTCGCCAAGCTGGGCCCTGCGGCGCTTGCGCTGCAGTCCGAGGAACTGCGCCTCGACTTCGACGGGAAGCTGAACGAGTTCCTCGCTGTCCTGGAGCGCGCCCTTCCGCATGAGGCGGCTCTTGACTACGTGGCCGACGCAAGGCGCTGGGGCCTGCTCCAGAAGCGGGTACGACGCCTGTTCCGGGACGCCGGGGGCGGAACGTTCACGCTGCGCCGCTACGGCCGCAAGGTCCAGGCAATGATCGCGGACCATCTGGAGGGTCCGGAGATCGACCAGGTCATCCCGCCCGTCTCACTCACCGCGCTCACCTTCGACGACGCCGTCCGGCGGCTGCCTCCGGAGGAGGCCGCGGCCGAGATGGGCCATGCACTCCGCTTCCACCTGGAGGAGCGGACCCGGCATGAGGACCCTGCGAAGTACACACAACTCTCGGCACGCCTTGAGGAGATCCTGCGGACGATGCCCGGTCGCTTCGACGATCAGGTCGCCGCGTTCGGTCCGCTGATCGCGAAGGCCAGGGAGCAACAGGAGGAGACTCCGGAGCTCGCGGGCCTGAGTCCGATCGAGCAGAAGGTGTTCCGGCTCCTGGAGCAGACCTTGGGCGAGACAGAGGGAGTCCGGCTCACCGACGGCGGTGACATCAGGCAGCTCACGGGCGCTGTCTGTGACGTCGCCACCGTCACCATGGCCAAGGCTTCATATCAGGGCCAGAGCCAGGACCTCAGCACGTTGGCCAGCGTCATCCACGGCGCTCTGCTCGGGGGCGGTGTGCGGCCCGTCGGCGCCGACTGGGCGCCGGTCGACAGCGTCGCCGAGCGACTCGCTGCCTTCGCTCAGAACAACCAGCGGCAGTTCCGGGGCAGGGCAAGGGGAGAATAG
- a CDS encoding helix-turn-helix domain-containing protein, with amino-acid sequence MRELRLRHPPGARREELKLARDMGQAVHDRRAGLGISQVELGRRAGMTQPQISELELSGTVPTLPLLARLARALDTSLQLELVDDVSNVGFRAHTPAA; translated from the coding sequence GTGAGAGAACTCCGTCTGCGACACCCGCCCGGCGCACGGCGCGAGGAACTCAAACTGGCCCGGGACATGGGCCAGGCGGTCCACGACCGGCGGGCCGGGCTGGGGATCTCACAGGTCGAGCTGGGCCGGCGGGCCGGGATGACGCAGCCGCAGATCTCCGAACTGGAGCTGAGCGGTACGGTCCCGACGCTTCCGCTGCTCGCCCGCCTGGCGCGGGCGCTGGACACGTCGCTCCAGCTGGAGCTGGTCGACGACGTCTCCAACGTCGGGTTCAGGGCGCACACGCCCGCCGCCTGA